In the genome of Drosophila subpulchrella strain 33 F10 #4 breed RU33 chromosome 2L, RU_Dsub_v1.1 Primary Assembly, whole genome shotgun sequence, one region contains:
- the LOC119546262 gene encoding vascular endothelial growth factor receptor 1 isoform X12, with product MAILIRRTLLPLLLIAWIPWSDAIPLQSFSPDPDDSIANCGGENGAPLMTPCKSSIILEAQTSSTLKCEGEDPMVWWTSSVDHVQGTAGDRFDNTEDQARPYGTSLTLFEVTADDVGAYYCVKESEYNKISEKSDEAMVELVNRYLASSIYVYVNDPVSKLAPTTISIKALQYTDVVIPCRPAMPDTEVWLETSNGEKYSSTSVGRYDPKRGFTIEIRSITDGGEYYCRPSPPFPHNEEEYTSVEVHFIGNSHIDKSGKPLPKPVIKSSVDHHVITDTSFTLVCEQSALIESLYEIAWATPSRDENRISITTPETDPKTRNSTHQLGRSTLTVLNAKRTDSGLYKCITTDKAQDKQNFVSYMITVLGPNESYLKVHEPSGHYNVQEMANRTIQMRANFEGFPTPTFTWIKPDGSEVRQSEHNFKILSEELGTMLQVLNAQLEDSGTYVLRGSNTFKTMNLEYNVSVIDGPVLSMADVYVQAGSVARLECTVRSHPPALVTFFFRSCSLEPRWPTCSVIQHNFSFLTKARPGKLSVESIYEVSFLPTEPGILTCVAENKVNGEERRALTKAHVLLGNISENMTIHGFDKSHKIAKEEYVNFTCEALAYHFDGNLQWLLNGEDLTESERVRTETSRTNYSYRSTIHINSISDKDQGTYECRAYHNANQSLYTGREISLIVYDPFAPQWVDTSLKDHSKIKRKLGQGVELDCASDAIPLAKVRWYKDDKVLTESKFRNITENDAKLVIMFLYPGDEGVYKCQVENRLDRIERSFTVVITDLPGISMAWVWFGVILFLILISLCVFLAIRYQKEHKRHLQLKEAGLANFETGAVGHINPDMTMDEQAEFLPYNRKFEFPREKLTLGKQLGAGAFGVVLKGEAIGILKEEPITTVAVKMVKRTADNEVVRALVSELKIMVHMGQHLNVVNLLGAVTKNICKRELMVIVEYCRFGNIQNFLLRNRKCFINQINPDTDHIDPSIMTQRISDNFDLHRDANGGGSLKYADIGFPIHSYVNEPHNNNTQPPTHRRNSDNDPRSGTRAGRPGSGNATYSYDRQMDTCATVMTTVPEDDQIMSNNSVQPAWRSNYRTDSNEATTVTTVDLISWAFQVARGMDYLSSKKVLHGDLAARNILLSENNIVKICDFGLARSMYRTDNYKKTESGKLPVKWLALESLSDHVFSTYSDVWSYGIVLWEMFSLAKVPYPGIDPNQELFNKLNDGYRMEKPPYANQELYEIMLECWRKNPESRPLFPELEQRFGNMLGEDVANHYLDLNNPYMQSNMEYMKTQSTDYLGLIGSPDELAPAAPRYVNGRVVPKIHICESPDDYTPMNPANTEPDAGTAIFSPTRLENDGSEFPDFSSETTFQFPGDRQSPTLSNNLNSGSSKPLRKKNGLPTVDAADQAPEEIPMLHRRSTGSEESPEQGRRFNQALKQQYVTPTPSPRHHVETKLNGESSESYVNVKPPRKNIPGKTSTGGGGASAGGGGAPTDAFSNPSYQPLSTVNEKQQRRY from the exons ATGGCCATACTTATAAGGAGGACtctgctgccgctgctcctGATCGCTTGGATCCCGTGGAGCGATGCAA TACCGCTGCAATCGTTCTCTCCGGATCCCGATGATAGCATCGCGAATTGCGGCGGCGAGAATGGAGCTCCCCTGATGACACCCTGCAAGAGCTCCATAATTCTGGAAGCCCAGACAAGCTCCACGCTGAAATGCGAAGGCGAGGATCCGATGGTCTGGTGGACCAGCTCTGTTGATCATGTGCAGGGAACCGCCGGGGATCGGTTTGATAATACAGAGGATCAAGCACGACCATATGGCACCAGCCTAACACTCTTCGAGGTGACGGCCGACGACGTGGGTGCCTATTACTGCGTCAAGGAATCGGAATACAACAAGATCTCGGAGAAGTCGGATGAGGCGATGGTCGAGCTGGTGAACCGGTACCTGGCCAGCTCCATCTACGTGTACGTGAACGACCCAGTTAGCAAATTGGCGCCAACCACCATCTCCATAAAAGCCCTGCAGTACACCGACGTGGTGATACCCTGCAGACCAGCAATGCCCGATACAGAAGTGTGGTTGGAGACCAGCAACGGAGAG AAATATTCCAGCACATCTGTGGGTCGATACGATCCGAAAAGGGGATTCACCATCGAAATCCGCAGCATCACGgatggcggcgaatactacTGTCGACCCAGTCCGCCCTTCCCGCACAACGAAGAGGAGTATACCAGCGTAGAAGTGCATTTTATTGGTAACAGTCACATTGATA AAAGCGGCAAGCCCCTGCCAAAGCCAGTGATCAAGTCCTCCGTGGATCATCACGTTATCACAGACACCTCCTTCACCCTCGTGTGCGAACAGTCGGCCTTGATTGAGTCATTGTACGAAATTGCCTGGGCAACACCGTCTCGCGATGAG AATCGCATCAGTATCACCACACCAGAAACCGATCCCAAGACTAGGAACAGCACCCACCAGTTGGGCAGGAGCACTTTGACGGTATTGAACGCCAAACGCACAGATTCCGGCTTATACAAGTGCATAACCACCGATAAAGCCCAAGATAAACAAAACTTTGTCAGCTACATGATTACAGTTTTAG GACCAAACGAAAGCTACCTGAAAGTGCACGAGCCCTCGGGCCACTACAACGTGCAGGAAATGGCCAACCGCACGATCCAGATGAGGGCCAACTTCGAGGGCTTCCCGACGCCCACCTTCACCTGGATCAAGCCGGACGGATCCGAGGTCCGACAGTCGGAGCACAACTTCAAGATTTTATCCGAGGAGCTGGGCACAATGCTCCAGGTGCTGAATGCCCAGCTGGAGGACAGCGGCACCTACGTCCTGCGGGGCAGCAATACCTTTAAGACCATGAACCTGGAGTACAACGTGAGTGTGATCGACGGTCCGGTCCTGAGCATGGCGGACGTCTACGTCCAGGCGGGATCCGTGGCGCGACTGGAGTGCACTGTCCGCTCCCATCCGCCGGCGCTAGTCACCTTCTTCTTCCGTTCCTGCAGCCTGGAGCCCAGATGGCCCACGTGCTCCGTGATCCAACATAACTTCAGC TTTCTGACAAAGGCGAGACCCGGAAAACTGAGTGTGGAAAGCATATACGAGGTGTCCTTCCTGCCCACGGAACCGGGAATACTCACCTGCGTGGCCGAGAACAAGGTGAACGGAGAGGAGCGAAGAGCATTGACCAAGGCCCATGTGTTGCTGGGTAATATTTCCGAGAACATGACCATCCATGGCTTCGATAAAAGTCACAAGATCGCCAAAGAGGAATATGTGAACTTCACCTGCGAGGCGTTGGCCTATCACTTTGATGGCAATCTTCAATGGCTCCTCAATGGCGAGGACTTAACCGAGTCCGAAC GGGTTCGAACTGAAACCAGTCGTACCAACTACTCCTATAGGAGCACCATTCACATAAATTCGATATCTGACAAGGATCAAGGGACCTACGAGTGCCGGGCCTATCACAATGCTAATCAATCTTTATACACCGGTCGCGAGATATCCTTGATCGTCTATGATCCCTTTGCTCCTCAGTGGGTGGACACCAGCCTGAAGGACCACTCGAAAATAAAGCGTAAGTTGGGCCAGGGCGTGGAGCTGGATTGCGCCTCCGATGCGATTCCCTTGGCCAAGGTGCGGTGGTACAAGGATGACAAGGTGCTGACCGAATCGAAGTTTAGAAACATCACAGAAAACGATGCCAAGCTGGTGATCATGTTCCTCTATCCCGGCGACGAAGGCGTCTACAAATGCCAGGTGGAGAACCGGTTGGACAGAATCGAGAGGTCCTTCACGGTGGTTATTACTG ATCTCCCCGGCATCAGCATGGCCTGGGTGTGGTTCGGTGTGATACTTTTCCTCATCCTGATCAGCCTGTGCGTCTTCCTGGCCATTCGCTATCAGAAGGAGCACAAACGGCATCTCCAACTGAAGGAAGCCGGCTTGGCCAACTTCGAGACGGGTGCCGTGGGTCACATTAATCCCGACATGACCATGGACGAGCAGGCGGAATTCTTGCCCTACAATCGTAAATTCGAGTTCCCGCGGGAGAAGCTGACGCTGGGCAAGCAACTGGGAGCCGGAGCCTTTGGCGTGGTGCTCAAGGGAGAAGCCATTGGAATCCTCAAGGAGGAGCCCATCACCACGGTGGCGGTCAAGATGGTCAAGCGAACGGCCGACAACGAGGTGGTCAGGGCACTGGTCTCCGAGCTCAAGATAATGGTCCATATGGGCCAGCACTTAAATGTGGTCAATCTCCTGGGAGCCGTCACCAAAAACATTTGCAAAC GCGAACTCATGGTCATTGTTGAGTACTGTCGCTTTGGCAATATTCAGAACTTCCTTCTGAGGAACAGGAAGTGCTTTATCAATCAAATCAATCCGGACACCGATCACATAGATCCCTCCATCATGACCCAGCGCATTTCCGATAACTTTGACCTGCACCG CGATGCGAATGGTGGTGGTAGCTTGAAATACGCCGATATCGGTTTCCCGATCCACTCGTACGTCAATGAACCGCACAACAATAACACGCAACCGCCAACTCACCGCAGGAACTCGGACAATGATCCCCGATCGGGCACCCGAGCCGGACGTCCCGGATCCGGAAACGCCACCTACAGCTACGACCGACAGATGGACACCTGTGCCACCGTGATGACCACAGTGCCGGAAG ATGATCAAATAATGTCCAATAACTCCGTACAACCCGCCTGGCGTTCTAACTACAGGACAGACTCCAACGAGGCAACGACAGTGACCACTGTGGATCTGATCAGTTGGGCTTTCCAGGTGGCCCGCGGCATGGATTACCTGTCCTCCAAGAAGGTGTTGCACGGCGATCTGGCTGCCAGAAATATTCTTCTCTCCGAGAACAATATCGTAAAGATTTGCGACTTTGGTCTGGCTCGATCCATGTATCGAACGGACAACTACAAAAAGACAG AGAGTGGCAAACTGCCCGTTAAGTGGTTAGCGCTAGAGTCCCTGAGCGATCATGTCTTTAGCACCTACAGCGACGTTTGGTCCTACGGAATTGTCCTGTGGGAGATGTTCTCGCTGGCCAAGGTTCCATATCCGGGCATAGATCCCAACCAGGAGCTGTTCAATAAGCTGAACGATGGCTACCGCATGGAGAAGCCGCCATATGCCAATCAAGAGCTCTACGAGATTATGCTAGAGTGCTGGCGGAAGAA tcCTGAAAGCAGACCTTTGTTCCCTGAGCTGGAGCAGCGTTTTGGCAATATGCTGGGCGAAGATGTGGCCAAT CACTACCTGGACCTGAATAACCCGTACATGCAAAGCAACATGGAGTACATGAAGACCCAGTCTACGGATTACCTGGGACTGATTGGATCCCCCGATGAGCTAGCACCCGCGGCTCCGCGCTACGTCAATGGACGCGTAGTACCCAAAATCC ACATCTGTGAGTCGCCGGATGACTACACTCCGATGAATCCGGCGAATACCGAACCCGATGCCGGCACCGCCATATTCTCACCCACGCGCCTTGAAAACGATGGCTCCGAATTTCCGGACTTCTCAAGTGAAACCACTTTCCAATTCCCAGGAGATCGACAGTCTCCCACATTGAGTAACAATCTCAACAGCGGCTCGAGTAAGCCGCTCCGCAAGAAGAATGGTCTTCCGACAGTGGATGCGGCGGATCAGGCTCCGGAGGAGATACCCATGCTGCATCGCCGCTCTACGGGATCGGAGGAGAGTCCGGAGCAGGGCAGGCGCTTCAATCAGGCCCTCAAGCAGCAGTACGTCACTCCGACGCCATCGCCACGCCATCATGTGGAGACGAAACTCAATGGGGAGTCCTCCGAAAGCTATGTGAATGTCAAGCCGCCCAGAAAGAATATACCCGGCAAAACCTCAACCGGTGGTGGGGGTGCTTCTGCTGGGGGTGGCGGTGCCCCCACGGATGCCTTCTCAAATCCCAGCTACCAGCCATTGTCCACCGTCAACGAGAAGCAGCAGCGAAGGTACTAG
- the LOC119546262 gene encoding vascular endothelial growth factor receptor 1 isoform X6 — protein MAILIRRTLLPLLLIAWIPWSDAIPLQSFSPDPDDSIANCGGENGAPLMTPCKSSIILEAQTSSTLKCEGEDPMVWWTSSVDHVQGTAGDRFDNTEDQARPYGTSLTLFEVTADDVGAYYCVKESEYNKISEKSDEAMVELVNRYLASSIYVYVNDPVSKLAPTTISIKALQYTDVVIPCRPAMPDTEVWLETSNGEKYSSTSVGRYDPKRGFTIEIRSITDGGEYYCRPSPPFPHNEEEYTSVEVHFIGNSHIDKTGLERPSTSPPTSGAMTNIGDGDVTNQSSGKMVLISVDGDGALSWDRVRRSPARLAPMNASPSPRPGKSGKPLPKPVIKSSVDHHVITDTSFTLVCEQSALIESLYEIAWATPSRDENRISITTPETDPKTRNSTHQLGRSTLTVLNAKRTDSGLYKCITTDKAQDKQNFVSYMITVLGPNESYLKVHEPSGHYNVQEMANRTIQMRANFEGFPTPTFTWIKPDGSEVRQSEHNFKILSEELGTMLQVLNAQLEDSGTYVLRGSNTFKTMNLEYNVSVIDGPVLSMADVYVQAGSVARLECTVRSHPPALVTFFFRSCSLEPRWPTCSVIQHNFSISEEREKYKFLTKARPGKLSVESIYEVSFLPTEPGILTCVAENKVNGEERRALTKAHVLLGNISENMTIHGFDKSHKIAKEEYVNFTCEALAYHFDGNLQWLLNGEDLTESERVRTETSRTNYSYRSTIHINSISDKDQGTYECRAYHNANQSLYTGREISLIVYDPFAPQWVDTSLKDHSKIKRKLGQGVELDCASDAIPLAKVRWYKDDKVLTESKFRNITENDAKLVIMFLYPGDEGVYKCQVENRLDRIERSFTVVITDLPGISMAWVWFGVILFLILISLCVFLAIRYQKEHKRHLQLKEAGLANFETGAVGHINPDMTMDEQAEFLPYNRKFEFPREKLTLGKQLGAGAFGVVLKGEAIGILKEEPITTVAVKMVKRTADNEVVRALVSELKIMVHMGQHLNVVNLLGAVTKNICKRELMVIVEYCRFGNIQNFLLRNRKCFINQINPDTDHIDPSIMTQRISDNFDLHRDANGGGSLKYADIGFPIHSYVNEPHNNNTQPPTHRRNSDNDPRSGTRAGRPGSGNATYSYDRQMDTCATVMTTVPEDDQIMSNNSVQPAWRSNYRTDSNEATTVTTVDLISWAFQVARGMDYLSSKKVLHGDLAARNILLSENNIVKICDFGLARSMYRTDNYKKTESGKLPVKWLALESLSDHVFSTYSDVWSYGIVLWEMFSLAKVPYPGIDPNQELFNKLNDGYRMEKPPYANQELYEIMLECWRKNPESRPLFPELEQRFGNMLGEDVANHYLDLNNPYMQSNMEYMKTQSTDYLGLIGSPDELAPAAPRYVNGRVVPKIRDRQSPTLSNNLNSGSSKPLRKKNGLPTVDAADQAPEEIPMLHRRSTGSEESPEQGRRFNQALKQQYVTPTPSPRHHVETKLNGESSESYVNVKPPRKNIPGKTSTGGGGASAGGGGAPTDAFSNPSYQPLSTVNEKQQRRY, from the exons ATGGCCATACTTATAAGGAGGACtctgctgccgctgctcctGATCGCTTGGATCCCGTGGAGCGATGCAA TACCGCTGCAATCGTTCTCTCCGGATCCCGATGATAGCATCGCGAATTGCGGCGGCGAGAATGGAGCTCCCCTGATGACACCCTGCAAGAGCTCCATAATTCTGGAAGCCCAGACAAGCTCCACGCTGAAATGCGAAGGCGAGGATCCGATGGTCTGGTGGACCAGCTCTGTTGATCATGTGCAGGGAACCGCCGGGGATCGGTTTGATAATACAGAGGATCAAGCACGACCATATGGCACCAGCCTAACACTCTTCGAGGTGACGGCCGACGACGTGGGTGCCTATTACTGCGTCAAGGAATCGGAATACAACAAGATCTCGGAGAAGTCGGATGAGGCGATGGTCGAGCTGGTGAACCGGTACCTGGCCAGCTCCATCTACGTGTACGTGAACGACCCAGTTAGCAAATTGGCGCCAACCACCATCTCCATAAAAGCCCTGCAGTACACCGACGTGGTGATACCCTGCAGACCAGCAATGCCCGATACAGAAGTGTGGTTGGAGACCAGCAACGGAGAG AAATATTCCAGCACATCTGTGGGTCGATACGATCCGAAAAGGGGATTCACCATCGAAATCCGCAGCATCACGgatggcggcgaatactacTGTCGACCCAGTCCGCCCTTCCCGCACAACGAAGAGGAGTATACCAGCGTAGAAGTGCATTTTATTGGTAACAGTCACATTGATA AAACCGGATTGGAAAGACCCAGTACCAGCCCACCGACATCGGGGGCCATGACTAACATTGGTGATGGCGATGTTACTAACCAATCGTCGGGTAAAATGGTACTAATCAGTGTTGATGGTGATGGAGCTCTATCCTGGGATCGAGTCAGGCGTAGTCCAGCCCGTCTGGCACCGATGAATGCGTCTCCCTCACCCAGACCAGGGA AAAGCGGCAAGCCCCTGCCAAAGCCAGTGATCAAGTCCTCCGTGGATCATCACGTTATCACAGACACCTCCTTCACCCTCGTGTGCGAACAGTCGGCCTTGATTGAGTCATTGTACGAAATTGCCTGGGCAACACCGTCTCGCGATGAG AATCGCATCAGTATCACCACACCAGAAACCGATCCCAAGACTAGGAACAGCACCCACCAGTTGGGCAGGAGCACTTTGACGGTATTGAACGCCAAACGCACAGATTCCGGCTTATACAAGTGCATAACCACCGATAAAGCCCAAGATAAACAAAACTTTGTCAGCTACATGATTACAGTTTTAG GACCAAACGAAAGCTACCTGAAAGTGCACGAGCCCTCGGGCCACTACAACGTGCAGGAAATGGCCAACCGCACGATCCAGATGAGGGCCAACTTCGAGGGCTTCCCGACGCCCACCTTCACCTGGATCAAGCCGGACGGATCCGAGGTCCGACAGTCGGAGCACAACTTCAAGATTTTATCCGAGGAGCTGGGCACAATGCTCCAGGTGCTGAATGCCCAGCTGGAGGACAGCGGCACCTACGTCCTGCGGGGCAGCAATACCTTTAAGACCATGAACCTGGAGTACAACGTGAGTGTGATCGACGGTCCGGTCCTGAGCATGGCGGACGTCTACGTCCAGGCGGGATCCGTGGCGCGACTGGAGTGCACTGTCCGCTCCCATCCGCCGGCGCTAGTCACCTTCTTCTTCCGTTCCTGCAGCCTGGAGCCCAGATGGCCCACGTGCTCCGTGATCCAACATAACTTCAGC ATATCAGAAGAACGGGAGAAATATAAG TTTCTGACAAAGGCGAGACCCGGAAAACTGAGTGTGGAAAGCATATACGAGGTGTCCTTCCTGCCCACGGAACCGGGAATACTCACCTGCGTGGCCGAGAACAAGGTGAACGGAGAGGAGCGAAGAGCATTGACCAAGGCCCATGTGTTGCTGGGTAATATTTCCGAGAACATGACCATCCATGGCTTCGATAAAAGTCACAAGATCGCCAAAGAGGAATATGTGAACTTCACCTGCGAGGCGTTGGCCTATCACTTTGATGGCAATCTTCAATGGCTCCTCAATGGCGAGGACTTAACCGAGTCCGAAC GGGTTCGAACTGAAACCAGTCGTACCAACTACTCCTATAGGAGCACCATTCACATAAATTCGATATCTGACAAGGATCAAGGGACCTACGAGTGCCGGGCCTATCACAATGCTAATCAATCTTTATACACCGGTCGCGAGATATCCTTGATCGTCTATGATCCCTTTGCTCCTCAGTGGGTGGACACCAGCCTGAAGGACCACTCGAAAATAAAGCGTAAGTTGGGCCAGGGCGTGGAGCTGGATTGCGCCTCCGATGCGATTCCCTTGGCCAAGGTGCGGTGGTACAAGGATGACAAGGTGCTGACCGAATCGAAGTTTAGAAACATCACAGAAAACGATGCCAAGCTGGTGATCATGTTCCTCTATCCCGGCGACGAAGGCGTCTACAAATGCCAGGTGGAGAACCGGTTGGACAGAATCGAGAGGTCCTTCACGGTGGTTATTACTG ATCTCCCCGGCATCAGCATGGCCTGGGTGTGGTTCGGTGTGATACTTTTCCTCATCCTGATCAGCCTGTGCGTCTTCCTGGCCATTCGCTATCAGAAGGAGCACAAACGGCATCTCCAACTGAAGGAAGCCGGCTTGGCCAACTTCGAGACGGGTGCCGTGGGTCACATTAATCCCGACATGACCATGGACGAGCAGGCGGAATTCTTGCCCTACAATCGTAAATTCGAGTTCCCGCGGGAGAAGCTGACGCTGGGCAAGCAACTGGGAGCCGGAGCCTTTGGCGTGGTGCTCAAGGGAGAAGCCATTGGAATCCTCAAGGAGGAGCCCATCACCACGGTGGCGGTCAAGATGGTCAAGCGAACGGCCGACAACGAGGTGGTCAGGGCACTGGTCTCCGAGCTCAAGATAATGGTCCATATGGGCCAGCACTTAAATGTGGTCAATCTCCTGGGAGCCGTCACCAAAAACATTTGCAAAC GCGAACTCATGGTCATTGTTGAGTACTGTCGCTTTGGCAATATTCAGAACTTCCTTCTGAGGAACAGGAAGTGCTTTATCAATCAAATCAATCCGGACACCGATCACATAGATCCCTCCATCATGACCCAGCGCATTTCCGATAACTTTGACCTGCACCG CGATGCGAATGGTGGTGGTAGCTTGAAATACGCCGATATCGGTTTCCCGATCCACTCGTACGTCAATGAACCGCACAACAATAACACGCAACCGCCAACTCACCGCAGGAACTCGGACAATGATCCCCGATCGGGCACCCGAGCCGGACGTCCCGGATCCGGAAACGCCACCTACAGCTACGACCGACAGATGGACACCTGTGCCACCGTGATGACCACAGTGCCGGAAG ATGATCAAATAATGTCCAATAACTCCGTACAACCCGCCTGGCGTTCTAACTACAGGACAGACTCCAACGAGGCAACGACAGTGACCACTGTGGATCTGATCAGTTGGGCTTTCCAGGTGGCCCGCGGCATGGATTACCTGTCCTCCAAGAAGGTGTTGCACGGCGATCTGGCTGCCAGAAATATTCTTCTCTCCGAGAACAATATCGTAAAGATTTGCGACTTTGGTCTGGCTCGATCCATGTATCGAACGGACAACTACAAAAAGACAG AGAGTGGCAAACTGCCCGTTAAGTGGTTAGCGCTAGAGTCCCTGAGCGATCATGTCTTTAGCACCTACAGCGACGTTTGGTCCTACGGAATTGTCCTGTGGGAGATGTTCTCGCTGGCCAAGGTTCCATATCCGGGCATAGATCCCAACCAGGAGCTGTTCAATAAGCTGAACGATGGCTACCGCATGGAGAAGCCGCCATATGCCAATCAAGAGCTCTACGAGATTATGCTAGAGTGCTGGCGGAAGAA tcCTGAAAGCAGACCTTTGTTCCCTGAGCTGGAGCAGCGTTTTGGCAATATGCTGGGCGAAGATGTGGCCAAT CACTACCTGGACCTGAATAACCCGTACATGCAAAGCAACATGGAGTACATGAAGACCCAGTCTACGGATTACCTGGGACTGATTGGATCCCCCGATGAGCTAGCACCCGCGGCTCCGCGCTACGTCAATGGACGCGTAGTACCCAAAATCC GAGATCGACAGTCTCCCACATTGAGTAACAATCTCAACAGCGGCTCGAGTAAGCCGCTCCGCAAGAAGAATGGTCTTCCGACAGTGGATGCGGCGGATCAGGCTCCGGAGGAGATACCCATGCTGCATCGCCGCTCTACGGGATCGGAGGAGAGTCCGGAGCAGGGCAGGCGCTTCAATCAGGCCCTCAAGCAGCAGTACGTCACTCCGACGCCATCGCCACGCCATCATGTGGAGACGAAACTCAATGGGGAGTCCTCCGAAAGCTATGTGAATGTCAAGCCGCCCAGAAAGAATATACCCGGCAAAACCTCAACCGGTGGTGGGGGTGCTTCTGCTGGGGGTGGCGGTGCCCCCACGGATGCCTTCTCAAATCCCAGCTACCAGCCATTGTCCACCGTCAACGAGAAGCAGCAGCGAAGGTACTAG